A window from Leptotrichia sp. oral taxon 215 str. W9775 encodes these proteins:
- a CDS encoding histidine triad nucleotide-binding protein, which produces MSTIFKKIIDKEIPANIVYEDEEFLAFHDINPAAKVHVLVIPKKEIKNLEAATEEDALLLGKLQLTVAKVARILGINEEGYRVITNIGENGGQEVLHIHYHILGGEKLPTKLK; this is translated from the coding sequence ATGTCAACAATATTTAAAAAAATAATAGATAAAGAAATTCCGGCAAATATAGTTTATGAAGATGAAGAGTTTCTGGCTTTTCACGATATAAATCCTGCTGCAAAGGTACATGTACTTGTGATACCTAAAAAAGAGATAAAAAATCTTGAAGCTGCAACAGAAGAAGATGCATTGTTACTTGGAAAACTTCAACTGACTGTGGCAAAGGTTGCAAGAATACTTGGAATTAATGAAGAAGGATACAGAGTTATAACTAACATTGGAGAAAATGGTGGCCAGGAAGTTTTACATATCCATTATCATATTTTAGGTGGAGAAAAGCTGCCTACCAAGCTAAAATAA
- the rpiB gene encoding ribose 5-phosphate isomerase B: MKIVIGNDHAGVDLKNKVKEELRKKGHEVINVGTDTLDSVDYPDIAALASKKVLSGEAQFGILICGTGIGISIAANKIKGIRAALAHNEFTAKLSRLHNDANIIALGARVLGDSLAIACVETFINTEFEGGRHARRVGKIEK, from the coding sequence ATGAAAATAGTAATTGGAAATGATCATGCAGGTGTTGACCTGAAAAACAAGGTAAAAGAGGAACTGAGAAAAAAAGGGCATGAAGTTATTAATGTTGGTACAGATACTCTTGATTCTGTTGATTATCCTGATATTGCTGCACTGGCAAGTAAAAAAGTCCTAAGCGGAGAAGCACAGTTTGGAATTCTAATATGTGGTACAGGTATAGGAATTTCAATTGCTGCAAATAAAATAAAAGGAATTAGAGCTGCCCTTGCACATAATGAATTTACTGCAAAGCTTTCAAGACTTCACAATGATGCAAATATTATAGCACTTGGAGCGAGAGTTTTAGGTGATTCATTGGCAATTGCGTGTGTAGAAACTTTTATAAACACTGAATTTGAAGGTGGAAGACATGCAAGAAGAGTTGGAAAAATAGAAAAATAG
- a CDS encoding thioesterase family protein: protein MKKSCKLRVYYYDTDKMGVVYHSNYLKWMEMARTEYFRDVFPYKQIEDMGFILPVKSLNIEYISSAKYDEEIEVFVEIKEINSIKIRFYYEIYNSEKELKVTAETINVFTDEKGKLKRVSKEILEKIKGQ from the coding sequence ATGAAAAAAAGCTGTAAATTGAGAGTTTATTATTATGATACTGACAAAATGGGAGTTGTATACCATTCAAACTATTTGAAGTGGATGGAAATGGCGAGAACAGAATATTTCAGGGATGTCTTTCCATATAAGCAGATAGAGGATATGGGATTTATTTTACCTGTAAAGAGTCTGAATATAGAATATATAAGTTCTGCCAAATATGATGAAGAAATAGAAGTATTTGTGGAAATAAAGGAAATTAACAGCATAAAAATCAGATTTTACTATGAAATCTATAATTCAGAAAAGGAACTGAAAGTAACAGCAGAAACGATAAACGTATTTACAGATGAAAAAGGTAAATTAAAAAGGGTAAGCAAGGAAATATTGGAAAAAATAAAAGGACAGTAA